Below is a genomic region from Sphingomonas sp. KR3-1.
CTTCGAATGGTGCGAGGCCAATGCCGCCGCGCTGATGGCCGGCGACCCCGCGGCGCGTGAAACTGCCATCGCGCATTCGGTGGGCGCCAAGGCGCGGATCGTCGCGGCGGACGAGCGCGAGACCAGCGGCACCCGCGCGCTGCTCAACCTCGGGCACACCTTCGGCCACGCGCTGGAAGCCGAGGCCGGCTTCTCGGACAGGCTGCTCCACGGCGAAGGCGTCGCGGCGGGCATGGCGCTGGCGTTCGGCTTCTCCGCGGCCAAGGGCATCTGTCCGGGTCAGGATGCCGAGCGCGTCTCCGCCCATCTCGCTGCCGTAGGCCTGCCCAACGGGCTGAAGGCTGCCGGCATCACTGCCAGCGGCGCGCGGCTGGTCGAGCACATGCTCCACGACAAGAAGATGAGCGCGGGCACCCTGCCCTTCCTGCTCGCCCGCGGCATCGGCCAGACCTATCTCGACAAGACTGTCGACCTGGGCGAGGTCGCCGCCTTCCTCGACGCCCAGCCGCGCTGAGCCTGGGCGATCGGCACGCTTCCTGGCCGAAGCCAGGGAGCCGATCCCGGCGCGCGGCGTTCTTTCAAGCTGAACTCGCAGTTCCGCCTGCGCAACGAAAACAGCAATGCTCGGGAACAAGATGGCCGCAGCGAATCGTTCGACCCTCTCGCTCGAAACTTTCGGAGACCTGGGCCGGCTGACCGCCGCGATCGGCGTGGACTCGCCGCTGGGCCCGGTATCGAGCTGGTCGGGCGCGCTCACCGCTGCGGTGCGGATGCTGCTCCCTTCCCGCGCCGAGATCGTGATGTTCTGGGGACCGGAATATTGCGCGCTCTACAACGATGCCTATGCCCCGACGATCGGCGACAAGCATCCGCGCGCGCTCGGCCAATCGGCGCGGATCTGGTGGGGCGAGCTGTGGGACGATCTCGGTCCGCTGCTCGAGGGCGTGCGCGAGACGGGCGAGACCTATTGGGCCAAGGACCGCCCCTTCTACATCGAGCGGGATGGCGGGCGCGGCGAGACGGTCTATTTCGACATCAGCTACTCGCCCGTGTTCGACGATGACGGGTCGGTGGGCGGGGTGCTGTGCATCGTCAGCGAGACGACGGCGCGCGTGCTCGCCGAGCGCGAGGCAATCGCCGACCGCAACCGGCTGTGGACGCTGGCCCGCGACCCGTTCCTGATCGCCGACGCCAAGGGCATCTGGCGCAATGTCAGCCCCGCCTGGACCGAGATCCTCGGCTGGAGCGAGGAAGAGCTGATCGGCCGCACCTCGCAGTGGATGGAGCATCCCGACGACGTGCAGCGTACGCGCGAGGAGATCGACGATCTCGCGCATGGCGAGCTCACGCTGCGCTTCGAGAACCGCTTCCGCGGCAAGGACGGCAAGTATCGCTGGTTCAGCTGGACCGCAGTGCCCGAGGGCGAATTGCTCTATTGCGTGGCGCGCGACATCACGGCCGAACGCGAGGCTGCCGCGTCGCTCGAGGCCGCCGAGGAAGCGCTGCGCCAGTCGCAGAAGATGGAGACGGTGGGCCAGCTGACCGGCGGCGTAGCGCACGATTTCAACAACCTGCTGCAGATTGTCACCGGCAATCTCGACATCCTGCAGCGCAACCTGCCCGACGATTCGCCACGCCTGGTTCGCGCGGCGGGTGCGGCAATGAACGGGGCGCAACGCGCCGCGGTGCTCACCCAACGGCTATTGGCCTTTTCGCGCCGCCAGCCGCTGGCGCCCGAGCGGATCGATCCCAACCGGCTGATCGCCAGCATGTCCGACCTGCTCCACCGCAGCCTGGGCGAGACGATCGAAATGGAGATCGTGCAGGCGGGGCGCCTCTGGCCGGTCGAAGTCGATGCGAACCAGCTCGAGAACGCACTGCTCAACCTCGCGGTCAATGCGCGCGATGCGATGCCTGGCGGCGGCAAGCTGACGATCGAGACCGCCAACACCCATCTCGACGCGAACTACACCGCGCGCGATGCCGAAATGACGCCAGGCCAATATGTGCTGATCAGCGTCTCCGATACCGGCAGTGGCATGGACGCCGAGACCCTCAATCGCGCCTTCGAACCGTTCTTCACCACCAAGGAAGTCGGCCGCGGCACCGGGCTCGGCCTGTCGATGGTCTATGGCTTCATCAAGCAATCGGGCGGCCACATCCGCATCTATTCGGAGCCGGGCCAAGGCACCACGGTGAAGATCTACCTGCCGCGCTATTTCGGCGAGGCGCCCGAGGCGCCGGCGCCGGCGCCGGTCGAGCATGCCCCCGCCGCAGCCAATGCCGAAACGATCCTGGTGTGCGAGGATGACGAGAATGTCCGCGCCTACACGGTCGATGTGCTGCGCGAGCTCGGCTATCGGGTGATCGAGGCGGGCGACGGCCCCGCGGCGCTGGCCGCGCTCGACGCCGAGCCGGGGCGGATCGACCTGTTGTTCACCGACGTCGTGTTGCCGCGCGGCATGACCGGGGCGGTGCTGGCGGCGGAGGCGCAGCGCAGGCGCCCCGCGCTGAAGGTGTTGTTCACCACCGGCTATGCCCGCAACGCGATCGTCCATCACGGGAGGCTCGATCCGGGCGTGCAGCTGCTCCCCAAGCCCTTCACCTATGGCGACCTGGCGGCGAAGGTGCGGGACATGCTGGATGGGTAAGGCCGATCAGTTGCCGTTCATCCCCGATCGGCTTAGCAGGCGGGCATGCGCATCCTCCCCGCCCTCGCCGCTGCGATCGTGATCGCAGCGCCCGCCGCCGCCCAGAACGCCAGGCCCGCCCCAATCCTGCTGACCACGCCCGAGGCCAAGGACGCATGGACGCATGCCGAGCCCCAGGTCGCACGGGTGACGCATGTCGATCTCAACCTCGGCGTCGACTTTGCCGGCAAGACGCTGTCCGGCGTGGCGACGCTCGACGTGCTCGCCGCCAAGGGTGCGACGAAGATCGTCCTCGATGTCGATGATCTCGACGTGCTCTCGGTCACCTGCCCCAAGGGCAAGCCGCTGCCCTATGCGATCGGCCCGCGCGAGACCGATATCGGCCTCGGCTCGGCGCTGACCGTGCAGCTGGAAGGCAACAAGCAGATCCTGGTCCGCTACAGGACCCGGCCCGGCGCCTCGGCGCTCCAGTGGCTCGCGCCCGAGCTAACCGCCGGCAAGGCGAAGCCCTATCTGTTCAGCCAGGGCCAGCCGATCAACAATCGCAGCTGGATCCCGACCCAGGACAGCCCCGGCATCCGCCAGACCTGGTCGGCGACGCTGACCGTGCCCGAGGGTTTCGTCGCGGTGATGAGCGGCGAGCGGCTCGACGGCGAGAAGGGCCAGGCGACGACGAACGGCAAGCGCAGCTTCCGCTTCAAGATGGACAACCCCGTCCCGCCCTATCTGATCGCGTTCGCAGTCGGCGATCTCGGCTTCAAGGCGACGGGCCCGCGCTCGGGCGTCTGGGCGGAGCCGAGCCAGCTCGATGCCGCCGCGTATGAGGTCGGCGACGTCGAGAAGATGATCGACGCGGCGCAGGCGCTCTACGGACCCTATCGCTGGGGCCGCTACGACATGCTCGTCCTGCCGCCGAGCTTCCCCTATGGCGGGATGGAGAACCCCACCCTCACCTTCCTCACCCCCACGATCATCACCGGCGACCGTTCGAACACCGATGTGGTGGCGCACGAGTTGGCGCACAGCTGGTCGGGCAACCTCGTCACCAACGCGACCTGGTCGGACTCGTGGCTGAACGAGGGCTTCACCACCTATTTCGAGAACCGGATCATGGAGGCGGTCTACGGCAAGGAGCGCGCCGCCATGTATGCCGATCTCGATTGGGACGGGATGCAGAAGGACATCAAGGATGCAGGCGGCCCGGATGCCGCGACCACGCGCCTGCACGGCGATCCCGGCGCGACCTTCGGCCAGCTCGACTATTTCAAGGGCTCGAACTTCCTCAAGATGATCGAGACGACGGTGGGCCGGCCGAAATGGGACGCCTATCTGCGCTCCTATTTCGATCGCCACGCCTTCCAGCCGCAGACCACCGCCGGCTTCCTCGCCGATCTGCGCGCCAACCTGATCAAGGGCGACAAGGCACTCGAGGCCAAGCTGGAGCTCGATCGCTGGGCCTATCAACCGGGGCTGCCCGATAATGCCGTGCACGTCACCTCTGCCACGCTGGCGGCGGTCGATGCCAAGCGCGCTGCGTTCAACGCCGGCGGCCCGGCGAGCGCGGTGCAGCCGAGCGGCTGGGCGACGCAGCAATGGCTGCGCTTCCTCACCGGCCTGCGCCGCCAGCAGACGCCGGCGCGGCTCAAGGAGCTGGACGAGACGCTGGGGCTCTCGGCCTCGAACAACGCCTATGTCCGCTCGGCCTGGGCCGAGCTGGCGATCGCCAACCGCTACGAACCGGCGCTGCCGAGCATCGAGGCGTTCGTGAAGCGCGTCGGCCGCGGCCTGCTGATCTACCCGATCTACAAAGACCTGATGGCCCAGGGCGACTGGGGCAAGCCGATCGCACGCAAGTTCTACGAGGAAGCGAAGGCGGGGTATCATCCCGGCGCCGCAGCGGGCGTGGCGAAGATCGTCGGGGCGGAGTGATATTTCACCCTCTCCCCTCGGGGGAGAGGGTGGCGAGCGTAGCGAAGCCGGGAGAGGGGCAGTAAGCGGCGCAAGCGATAAGCCTGCCGCACTCCCCTCTCTCCGGCCCTCTCCCCAGAGGGGAGAGGGAGAAGGCTCACTTGGAACCCGTCGCCCCCTGATACGCCTGCCGGAAGACCTGCAGATCGCCCGGATCGACGTCCGACACCGCCCAATATTCCAGCCCGCCATTGGTCCAGCGCACCAGCGTATAGCCCTTGTGCCGCGTCGTGCTCGTGTCGCCGAGCGACAGGCCTGTGGCGGGGCGCACGAACAGGTTTATCGTGTGCAGCGCCCGCTTGTAGACGATCGCGGCGACCGGCTTGTCCTCGATATAGTCCATCCGCCCGCCGACCAGCGGGAAGCCCTGCGCCGCCAGCTCGGGCACCGGCGGGGCGAAGTCGATCCGGCCGTTGAACCAGGGCTTCACCACATGGCGGTTCGAGGTGGCGATATCGACGACATGGCCGGCGATCAGCGAGCGGACATGGCTCTGCACCAGCTGGTCCTCGGTATCGCTGCGTGTGACCTGCGGCACCGCGACGAGCAGCGCCAGGCTTGCCGAAGCCGCGCCAGTAATGGCGCCCGATGCCCAGCGCGCACTCGAGACATGCGCCAGCACGCCGCGCCGCGCCGGCGTCGGTTCCTCGGCATCCAGCATCGCCTCGATCCGCCCGCGCAGCTCGGGCGAGGCCTCCGCGCGCGGTGCGCCCGCCATCAGCGCGCGCACCGCCTCGATCTCGTCGAGTTGGGCTCGGCACTCGGCGCACCCCTTCAGATGCGCCTCGAGCGCCACGGTGTTCGCCGCGTCGAGCTCGCCATCGGCATAGGCGTGGATCAGGCCGGGCTCAGGATGCGGGCTCATGCGCGCTTCTCCGCCGCCGGCAGCAGCAGCTCGGCGAACATCTGCCGCGCCCGTGCCAGTCGCGACATGACGGTGCCGATCGGAACCCGGGTGATGGCGGCGATCTCCTTGTAGCTCATCTCTTCCAGCTCACGCAGCACAAGCGTTTCGCGGAACGGCTCGGGCAGCCGCTCCACCGTTGCCCGCACCATCGCCGCCTCGTTCCTGTCGGCGAGCAGGCTCTCGGGGCTTTCCCGATCCACCGGCTCCTCGGTCAATTCCTCGCAAGCCCGCGTCGCGGCAATGCCGCTCAGGAAGCAATTGCGCACGATCGCCAGCAGCCACGCCTTGGGCGCCTCGCCCCGCCACGCGTCGAAGCCGCGAAAGGCGCGCAGATAGGCTTCCTGCACCACGTCTTCCGCCACACTGGCATCGCGCGTGAGGTAGCGGGCGAGCGTGAGTGCGGCGTCCATGTGCGGCAGCATCAGCCGGCGGAAACGCTCGGCCTTCGCGCGCGCAGCGGCCTGCTCCGCCGATGAGCGATCGGCGGAGAAAGCGAGCCTGGGTCGGAAAATGCTGACGCCCACCTGTCCCCTCAGCGCGCCTTGACGATCACCTTGCCCGTCATGTGCGGGTGGAGCTGGCAGAAATACGCGAA
It encodes:
- a CDS encoding ATP-binding protein, which translates into the protein MAAANRSTLSLETFGDLGRLTAAIGVDSPLGPVSSWSGALTAAVRMLLPSRAEIVMFWGPEYCALYNDAYAPTIGDKHPRALGQSARIWWGELWDDLGPLLEGVRETGETYWAKDRPFYIERDGGRGETVYFDISYSPVFDDDGSVGGVLCIVSETTARVLAEREAIADRNRLWTLARDPFLIADAKGIWRNVSPAWTEILGWSEEELIGRTSQWMEHPDDVQRTREEIDDLAHGELTLRFENRFRGKDGKYRWFSWTAVPEGELLYCVARDITAEREAAASLEAAEEALRQSQKMETVGQLTGGVAHDFNNLLQIVTGNLDILQRNLPDDSPRLVRAAGAAMNGAQRAAVLTQRLLAFSRRQPLAPERIDPNRLIASMSDLLHRSLGETIEMEIVQAGRLWPVEVDANQLENALLNLAVNARDAMPGGGKLTIETANTHLDANYTARDAEMTPGQYVLISVSDTGSGMDAETLNRAFEPFFTTKEVGRGTGLGLSMVYGFIKQSGGHIRIYSEPGQGTTVKIYLPRYFGEAPEAPAPAPVEHAPAAANAETILVCEDDENVRAYTVDVLRELGYRVIEAGDGPAALAALDAEPGRIDLLFTDVVLPRGMTGAVLAAEAQRRRPALKVLFTTGYARNAIVHHGRLDPGVQLLPKPFTYGDLAAKVRDMLDG
- a CDS encoding M1 family metallopeptidase, whose protein sequence is MRILPALAAAIVIAAPAAAQNARPAPILLTTPEAKDAWTHAEPQVARVTHVDLNLGVDFAGKTLSGVATLDVLAAKGATKIVLDVDDLDVLSVTCPKGKPLPYAIGPRETDIGLGSALTVQLEGNKQILVRYRTRPGASALQWLAPELTAGKAKPYLFSQGQPINNRSWIPTQDSPGIRQTWSATLTVPEGFVAVMSGERLDGEKGQATTNGKRSFRFKMDNPVPPYLIAFAVGDLGFKATGPRSGVWAEPSQLDAAAYEVGDVEKMIDAAQALYGPYRWGRYDMLVLPPSFPYGGMENPTLTFLTPTIITGDRSNTDVVAHELAHSWSGNLVTNATWSDSWLNEGFTTYFENRIMEAVYGKERAAMYADLDWDGMQKDIKDAGGPDAATTRLHGDPGATFGQLDYFKGSNFLKMIETTVGRPKWDAYLRSYFDRHAFQPQTTAGFLADLRANLIKGDKALEAKLELDRWAYQPGLPDNAVHVTSATLAAVDAKRAAFNAGGPASAVQPSGWATQQWLRFLTGLRRQQTPARLKELDETLGLSASNNAYVRSAWAELAIANRYEPALPSIEAFVKRVGRGLLIYPIYKDLMAQGDWGKPIARKFYEEAKAGYHPGAAAGVAKIVGAE
- a CDS encoding anti-sigma factor, which encodes MSPHPEPGLIHAYADGELDAANTVALEAHLKGCAECRAQLDEIEAVRALMAGAPRAEASPELRGRIEAMLDAEEPTPARRGVLAHVSSARWASGAITGAASASLALLVAVPQVTRSDTEDQLVQSHVRSLIAGHVVDIATSNRHVVKPWFNGRIDFAPPVPELAAQGFPLVGGRMDYIEDKPVAAIVYKRALHTINLFVRPATGLSLGDTSTTRHKGYTLVRWTNGGLEYWAVSDVDPGDLQVFRQAYQGATGSK
- a CDS encoding sigma-70 family RNA polymerase sigma factor, translating into MGVSIFRPRLAFSADRSSAEQAAARAKAERFRRLMLPHMDAALTLARYLTRDASVAEDVVQEAYLRAFRGFDAWRGEAPKAWLLAIVRNCFLSGIAATRACEELTEEPVDRESPESLLADRNEAAMVRATVERLPEPFRETLVLRELEEMSYKEIAAITRVPIGTVMSRLARARQMFAELLLPAAEKRA